A window from Citrus sinensis cultivar Valencia sweet orange chromosome 3, DVS_A1.0, whole genome shotgun sequence encodes these proteins:
- the LOC127901300 gene encoding cytochrome P450 703A2 — translation MDFATFALILLFSSIIADIIRRFQNQKFFHQTKRLPPGPPKLPIVGNLLQLSQLPHRDLASLCDKYGPLVYLRLGSVDAITTNDPDIIREILLRQDEVFASRPRTLAAVHLAYGCGDVALAPLGPHWKRMRRICMENLLTTKRLESFVTHRADEAKHLVQDVWGRAQSGKPVNLRDVLGAFSMNNVTRMLLGKQYFGGGSAGPEEAMEFMHITHELFRLLGVIYLGDYLPIWRWVDPHGCEKKMREVEKRVDDFHTKIIEEHRKARKDKRNSVNEEDGEAMDFVDVLLSLPGENGKEHMDDVEIKALIQDMIAAATDTSAVTNEWAMAEVIKHPRILRKIQEELDSVVGPNRMVNEQDLPHLNYLRCVVRETFRMHPAGPFLILHESLRATTINGYHIPAKTRVFINTHGLGRNTRIWNDIEQFRPERHWLADGSRVEISHGADFKILPFSAGKRKCPGAPLGITLVLMALARLFHCFDWTPPEGLRPEDIDTSEVYGMTMPKAQPLLALPRPRLADHMYH, via the exons ATGGACTTCGCTACATTTGCATTAATTCTTCTATTTTCATCTATCATCGCCGACATTATACGCCGTTTCCAAAACCAGAAGTTCTTTCACCAGACGAAAAGGCTTCCTCCAGGCCCACCAAAATTGCCCATCGTTGGCAACCTTCTCCAGTTGAGCCAACTGCCACACAGAGATTTAGCTTCATTGTGTGACAAATATGGTCCATTGGTCTACCTTCGTCTAGGTAGCGTCGATGCCATCACCACTAACGACCCCGACATCATACGTGAAATACTTCTCCGGCAAGATGAAGTGTTTGCTTCCCGGCCACGGACACTTGCGGCCGTCCATCTCGCCTACGGCTGCGGAGATGTGGCCTTGGCCCCGTTAGGCCCGCATTGGAAGAGGATGCGAAGAATTTGCATGGAGAACCTCTTAACAACCAAGAGACTGGAGTCGTTTGTGACACACCGGGCCGATGAAGCCAAACATCTTGTTCAAGATGTTTGGGGCCGGGCCCAGAGTGGGAAGCCCGTGAATTTGAGGGACGTGTTGGGTGCATTTTCTATGAATAATGTGACCAGAATGCTACTAGGGAAGCAATATTTTGGAGGCGGATCTGCCGGCCCAGAAGAAGCCATGGAGTTCATGCACATAACTCACGAGTTGTTTAGGCTTTTGGGAGTGATTTATTTGGGTGATTATTTGCCAATTTGGAGGTGGGTTGATCCTCATGGatgtgaaaagaaaatgcGGGAAGTTGAAAAGAGAGTGGATGATTTTCACACCAAGATTATTGAAGAACATAGAAAGGCGAGAAAGGACAAGAGAAATTCAGTTAATGAAGAAGATGGTGAAGCGATGGATTTTGTGGACGTTTTGTTGTCTTTGCCCGGTGAAAATGGAAAAGAGCACATGGATGATGTCGAAATTAAAGCTCTAATTCAG GATATGATAGCGGCCGCAACTGACACTTCAGCTGTGACGAATGAGTGGGCAATGGCAGAAGTGATCAAGCACCCACGTATTCTTCGCAAGATTCAGGAAGAGCTTGATTCTGTTGTAGGTCCAAATCGAATGGTCAATGAACAAGACTTGCCCCACCTTAATTACCTACGATGTGTAGTACGTGAAACATTCCGCATGCACCCTGCCGGTCCCTTTCTCATCCTCCACGAATCTTTACGCGCCACAACAATTAACGGCTATCACATTCCAGCTAAGACACGTGTCTTCATCAATACACACGGGCTGGGTCGAAACACCAGGATATGGAACGACATTGAACAGTTTCGGCCCGAGAGGCACTGGTTGGCTGACGGGAGCCGAGTCGAGATAAGCCATGGAGCCGATTTCAAGATACTGCCATTTAGTGCTGGTAAGAGAAAGTGTCCGGGCGCGCCGCTTGGGATTACTTTGGTGCTAATGGCTTTGGCTCGGCTTTTTCACTGTTTTGATTGGACACCCCCGGAGGGTTTGAGGCCTGAAGATATTGATACAAGTGAGGTTTATGGGATGACCATGCCAAAAGCCCAGCCATTATTGGCCCTTCCAAGGCCGCGTTTGGCAGATCACATGTACCACTGA
- the LOC102624839 gene encoding cyclic pyranopterin monophosphate synthase, mitochondrial, with the protein MILRRLAAAFPHSRRFFSSNSNHDFASAIVDLNKEMESIFGEPPTSNGFSGSVSNDFMAQEAQLTSQKICDSTPGLTHIGRTGEAQMVDVSPKENSQRTAIANCKVILGKKVFDLVLANQLAKGDVLSVAKIAGISGAKHTSSLIPLCHNITLTHVRVDLMLNSKDFSVDIEGEAVSSGKTGVEMEAMTAVTVAGLTVYDMCKAASKDIQITDVRLDRKTGGKSGDWCREK; encoded by the exons ATGATTCTTCGTCGACTTGCAGCTGCATTTCCTCACTCAAGAAGGTTCTTTAGTAGTAACAGTAACCATGATTTTGCAAGTGCAATTGTGGATCTCAACAAG GAGATGGAATCAATCTTTGGTGAACCTCCTACTTCAAATGGGTTTTCTGGTTCTGTAAGTAATGATTTCATGGCTCAAGAAGCTCAGTTGACATCTCAAAAGATTTGTGATAGCACACCTGGCCTGACCCACATTGGCCGGACAGGAGAAGCACAAATGGTGGATGTCTctccaaaagaaaatagtcaaaGAACTGCCATTGCTAATTGCAAGGTAATTCTGGGCAAAAAGGTGTTTGATCTGGTCTTAGCAAACCAATTGGCCAAGGGGGATGTCCTTAGTGTAGCAAAAATAGCAGGCATTAGTGGAGCAAAGCATACCAGCAGTCTCATCCCACTATGTCACAATATCACCTTAACTCATGTTCGCGTTGATCTTATGCTGAACTCTAAGGATTTTAGTGTAGACATTGAAGGGGAAGCAGTGTCATCAGGGAAAACTGGGGTTGAAATGGAAGCTATGACGGCTGTAACTGTTGCCGGTCTAACAGTCTATGATATGTGCAAGGCTGCTTCAAAGGATATTCAGATTACAGATGTAAGGCTTGATAGAAAAACTGGTGGTAAAAGTGGGGATTGGTGCAGGGAGAAGTAA
- the LOC102626154 gene encoding uncharacterized protein LOC102626154, producing METVNEGRIRQTVMEVLKNSDMEEMTEFKVRVEASERLGIDLSDANHKRFIRGVVESFLLSTTESTDNRIEPDLEVEEQRAQIGKRINDDGDSIICKLSNKRTVAIQEFKGRAFVSIREYFRRDGKLVPTAKGIALTSEQWRAFSKSLPAIDEAVVKMQSKLRSESSGEQNKDVANSVTSPLELFPTELHRFNGKNYRVWAQQIELLLKQLKVAYVLTDPCPIVTLCPQASSEEVTRVKAAERKWLNDNNICRHHILNFLSDHLYYQYSKRTSSAKELWEELKLVYLDEEFGTKRSQVKKYIEFQMFDEKSVFEQALELNKIADSIVAAGMMIYENFHVSVILSKLPLSWKDFCIKLMRMEYLTFTMLMDHIKAEEESRSHNKQEEPSKFVELSPAVNFGPRMREMSKKRRESEMDSKTVVCYNCRKKGHVAKHCHNKRLHQEINDNCPC from the exons ATGGAAACAGTAAATGAAGGAAGAATCCGACAAACAGTGATGGAAGTACTGAAAAATTCCGACATGGAGGAGATGACTGAGTTCAAAGTCCGTGTTGAGGCCTCTGAGCGACTGGGAATAGACCTCTCTGACGCCAATCACAAGAGGTTTATCAGAGGAGTTGTTGAGTCGTTTTTGCTCTCCACCACCGAAAGCACAGACAATCGTATAGAACCGGATTTGGAAGTTGAAGAGCAACGAGCCCAGATCGGGAAACGCATTAACGATGACGGCGATTCGATTATTTGCAAG cTCTCAAACAAGAGGACCGTTGCAATTCAAGAATTCAAAGGGAGAGCTTTTGTATCAATTAGGGAATATTTTCGAAGAGACGGAAAGCTGGTTCCTACAGCTAAAG GAATTGCGTTGACTAGTGAACAATGGAGAGCCTTCAGTAAAAGTCTCCCTGCAATAGATGAAGCTGTTGTGAAGATGCAATCTAAGTTAAG ATCTGAATCCAGTGGTGAACAAAACAAAGATGTGGCAAATTCAGTGACTTCACCTCTTGAACTTTTTCCCACTGAGCTCCACCGTTTCAATGGGAAGAATTACCGGGTCTGGGCGCAACAGATAGAACTTCttttaaagcaattaaagGTTGCATATGTCCTCACTGACCCATGCCCTATTGTTACTCTATGCCCTCAAGCTAGCTCTGAAGAAGTAACAAGAGTCAAGGCTGCTGAAAGAAAGTGGTTGAATGACAACAACATATGTCGCCACCACATTTTAAACTTTCTATCTGATCACCTTTATTATCAGTACTCAAAAAGAACCAGTAGTGCCAAAGAACTATGGGAAGAGCTGAAATTAGTTTACCTTGATGAGGAATTTGGAACAAAGAGATCTCAAGTTAAGAAGTACATTGAATTTCAGATGTTTGATGAGAAATCAGTCTTTGAGCAAGCTCTAGAACTGAATAAGATTGCTGATTCCATTGTTGCTGCTGGCATGATGATTTATGAGAATTTTCATGTTAGCGTCATCCTTTCCAAGCTTCCCCTGTCTTGGAAGGACTTCTGCATTAAGTTGATGCGAATGGAATACCTTACTTTCACAATGTTGATGGATCATATAAAGGCAGAGGAAGAATCTCGTAGCCATAACAAGCAAGAAGAGCCTTCCAAGTTTGTAGAGTTATCTCCAGCTGTAAATTTTGGTCCAAGGATGAGAGAGATGAGCAAGAAGAGGCGAGAATCAGAGATGGATAGCAAGACTGTAGTCTGCTACAATTGTCGGAAGAAGGGGCATGTGGCCAAACATTGTCACAATAAGAGGCTACACCAGGAAATTAACGACAACTGCCCCTGCTGA
- the LOC102626453 gene encoding transcription factor MTB1 has protein sequence MKIEFNMGGNLWNDEDKAMGAAVLGTRAFDYLLTSSISNENLLMAVGSDEDLQNKLSDLVDRPNASNFSWNYAIFWQISRSKSGDWVLGWGDGSCREPKEGEESEATRIPNIRLEDETQQRMRKRVLQKLHTLFGGSDEDNYALGLDRVTDTEMFFLASMYFSFPRGEGGPGKCFASGKHVWLLDALKLSSDYCVRSFLAKSARIQTIVLISTDAGVVELGSVRSVPESLELVHSIRATFSSNSSLARVKPMAVALPVTSEKKDENGLFPNLGILDRVEGVPKIFGQELNNSGHVHTHFSREKLAVRKMEERPSWEAYTNGNRTAFPGIRNGVHGFSWGNVQGVKQGIATEIFGSQTNNLQELVNGVREDFRINHYQSQKPMQMQIDFSGATSRPNVIARPLNADSEHSDVEASCRDERTGTVEERRPRKRGRKPANGREEPLNHVEAERQRREKLNQRFYALRAVVPNISKMDKASLLGDAIAYINELQAKLKVMEAERENLSGNSRDLSAFESNPNVESQNRAPDVDIQAAHDEVVVRVSCPLDSHPASRVIQAFKDAQITVVESKLSTGNDMVFHTFVIKSQGSEQLTKEKLIAAFSCESSSIQPLSSVG, from the coding sequence ATGAAAATAGAGTTTAATATGGGAGGTAATTTGTGGAATGATGAGGATAAGGCTATGGGAGCAGCTGTTTTGGGAACAAGAGCTTTTGATTACTTACTGACGAGCTCAATTTCGAATGAGAACCTTTTAATGGCTGTTGGCAGTGATgaagatttacaaaataagCTTTCTGATCTCGTGGACAGGCCTAACGCGTCAAATTTTAGCTGGAATTATGCTATCTTTTGGCAAATTTCGCGGTCTAAGTCAGGTGATTGGGTTTTAGGATGGGGAGATGGGTCTTGTAGAGAGCCTAAAGAAGGTGAAGAATCAGAAGCTACGAGAATTCCTAATATCAGGCTTGAAGATGAAACTCAACAGAGGATGAGAAAAAGGGTTTTGCAGAAACTGCATACTTTATTTGGTGGATCAGATGAGGATAATTATGCTTTGGGATTGGATAGGGTTACTGATACTGAGATGTTCTTTTTGGCATCTATGTATTTCTCCTTTCCTCGTGGAGAAGGTGGCCCAGGCAAGTGTTTTGCCTCTGGGAAGCATGTGTGGTTATTGGATGCCTTGAAGTTGAGTTCTGATTACTGCGTGAGGTCTTTTCTTGCAAAGTCTGCCAGAATTCAGACCATCGTTTTGATCTCGACTGATGCTGGGGTTGTTGAATTGGGCTCTGTCAGATCAGTACCAGAAAGCTTGGAATTGGTGCACTCAATTAGGGCTACCTTTTCTTCAAACTCTTCTTTAGCCAGGGTTAAGCCAATGGCTGTTGCATTACCAGTTACAAGTGAGAAGAAAGATGAGAATGGTCTGTTTCCTAATTTGGGCATTTTGGACAGAGTTGAAGGAGTTCCAAAGATTTTTGGTCAGGAATTGAACAACTCGGGCCATGTTCATACCCATTTTAGTAGGGAGAAACTTGCTGTTAGAAAGATGGAAGAAAGGCCTTCATGGGAAGCTTACACAAATGGAAATAGGACTGCATTTCCGGGTATTCGAAATGGTGTTCATGGTTTTAGTTGGGGAAATGTTCAAGGAGTGAAACAAGGGATCGCAACTGAAATCTTTGGTTCGCAAACTAACAATTTGCAAGAGCTGGTTAATGGGGTTAGGGAAGATTTTCGGATTAACCACTATCAGTCACAAAAGCCAATGCAAATGCAGATTGATTTCTCTGGGGCTACTTCGAGGCCTAATGTGATCGCCAGACCACTGAATGCTGATTCTGAGCATTCTGACGTGGAAGCTTCTTGCAGGGATGAGCGTACAGGCACAGTTGAGGAGAGAAGGCCTCGGAAAAGAGGTAGAAAGCCCGCAAATGGAAGAGAAGAGCCTCTCAACCACGTGGAGGCGGAGAGGCAACGGCGTGAGAAGCTAAACCAACGGTTCTATGCATTACGAGCTGTGGTACCTAACATATCCAAGATGGATAAAGCATCGTTGCTGGGAGATGCCATTGCTTACATCAATGAGCTTCAAGCAAAGCTAAAGGTCATGGAAGCAGAGAGGGAGAACCTAAGTGGCAACTCCAGAGACTTGTCTGCCTTTGAGTCGAATCCTAATGTGGAAAGTCAGAACCGAGCCCCTGATGTTGATATTCAAGCTGCCCATGATGAGGTGGTTGTAAGAGTGAGCTGTCCTCTTGATTCACATCCTGCATCAAGAGTCATCCAAGCTTTTAAAGACGCACAAATCACAGTTGTGGAGTCAAAACTTTCTACTGGAAATGATATGGTATTTCACACATTTGTAATCAAATCTCAGGGATCGGAGCAGTTGACAAAAGAGAAGTTGATTGCAGCATTTTCCTGCGAATCAAGCTCAATACAGCCATTATCATCAGTTGGGTAG